The Antricoccus suffuscus genome has a segment encoding these proteins:
- a CDS encoding twin-arginine translocase TatA/TatE family subunit, whose protein sequence is MNLGAPEIIIIAIVIFALFGYKKLPDATRAIGRSLRIFKGEMKGFKEDDVVTKAEAQTVRSPLAPATPSYTEQPPAQPTYTAQPPAQPAYTEAQPAQPSAQPMAQPTAPQQAAPAPATPAAQPAPYVAPAQQPASTPSAAAEPAPAYDPQTQPRG, encoded by the coding sequence ATGAACCTCGGCGCCCCCGAGATCATCATCATTGCGATCGTAATTTTTGCGCTGTTCGGATACAAGAAACTGCCCGACGCGACTCGTGCGATCGGCCGATCTCTGCGCATCTTCAAGGGCGAGATGAAGGGCTTTAAGGAAGACGACGTCGTCACCAAGGCTGAGGCGCAGACCGTGCGTTCGCCGCTGGCGCCGGCCACGCCGTCATACACCGAGCAGCCGCCAGCCCAGCCGACCTACACAGCACAGCCGCCAGCCCAGCCGGCCTACACAGAAGCACAGCCCGCCCAGCCGTCGGCGCAACCTATGGCTCAGCCAACCGCTCCTCAGCAAGCCGCACCGGCTCCGGCTACACCGGCGGCTCAGCCCGCCCCCTACGTCGCACCTGCGCAGCAGCCCGCCTCGACGCCGTCAGCGGCAGCGGAGCCGGCCCCGGCGTACGACCCGCAGACCCAGCCTCGCGGCTAA
- a CDS encoding class I adenylate-forming enzyme family protein encodes MTIEALPRGDNPIRSEGITRGADGISRYDDLPQSLVHVLRQHAESTPDAEAIVEVGGSRISYADLWRRASRVAGGLKEAGVTSGDRAAILTPAGNDWVVAFFGCLLAGAVAVPINTRFAEPEVQYVLDDSGARFVFRAGEPLPDGEPYLAPDPQLDTLAAIFYTSGTTGAPKGALTTHEGFLSNCENMIRGLSLPADVGADLRTLISVPLFHVTGCNSQLLVTIYTGGTSVILPALDLGVLLETIPYERINFLVTVPAVYQLLIGHPQFVDTDTSPVRWIGYGGAPIAPDLVHRIKAAFPQAVVANGFGMTESASLMTTLPDRYAAEHADSVGFVVPVDDIALHEPDPDTGVGELLVKGPNVTASYWNKPEQTAAAFLDGWLRTGDLARVDPSGLVYIVDRAKDLINRGGENVYSFEVENALAAAPGIGEVAVVGVPDEVMGEKVGAVVVPAPGSAEDPAAIVAYLQGKIADFKIPQYIQYRREPLPRNPGGKVVKPALRAELGDKEKWGKPLR; translated from the coding sequence ATGACGATCGAGGCACTGCCGCGCGGTGACAACCCGATCCGCAGCGAGGGCATCACCCGAGGCGCGGACGGCATCAGCCGGTACGACGACCTTCCCCAGTCGCTGGTGCATGTCCTGCGCCAGCACGCCGAGTCCACGCCCGACGCGGAAGCGATCGTGGAGGTCGGCGGAAGCCGGATTAGTTACGCCGACCTATGGCGACGCGCAAGCCGGGTCGCCGGGGGTCTTAAGGAAGCGGGTGTCACCTCGGGCGACCGCGCCGCGATCCTCACCCCGGCCGGCAACGACTGGGTGGTCGCATTCTTTGGCTGCCTGCTGGCCGGTGCCGTCGCCGTACCCATCAACACCCGGTTCGCCGAACCCGAAGTGCAGTACGTACTCGACGACTCCGGAGCGCGATTTGTGTTTCGGGCGGGAGAACCGCTGCCGGACGGCGAGCCCTACCTTGCGCCGGACCCGCAGCTGGACACGCTCGCGGCGATCTTCTACACCAGCGGCACAACCGGCGCACCGAAGGGGGCCCTCACCACGCATGAGGGATTCCTGTCTAACTGCGAAAACATGATCCGCGGCCTGAGCCTGCCTGCCGACGTCGGCGCGGACCTGCGCACGCTGATCTCGGTGCCGCTGTTTCACGTCACAGGGTGCAACAGCCAACTGCTCGTCACGATCTACACCGGGGGCACCAGTGTCATCCTGCCCGCATTGGACCTGGGCGTGCTGCTGGAGACGATCCCGTACGAACGGATCAACTTCCTCGTCACTGTTCCTGCGGTCTACCAACTGTTGATTGGGCACCCCCAGTTCGTCGACACCGACACCTCGCCCGTGCGGTGGATCGGATACGGCGGCGCACCCATTGCGCCGGACCTGGTGCATCGGATAAAGGCCGCGTTTCCACAGGCCGTCGTGGCCAACGGATTCGGAATGACCGAGTCCGCCTCGCTCATGACCACACTCCCGGACCGGTACGCCGCCGAGCACGCGGACTCGGTCGGATTCGTCGTCCCGGTCGACGACATCGCGCTGCACGAACCGGACCCCGACACGGGCGTGGGCGAGCTGTTGGTCAAGGGGCCCAACGTCACCGCGTCGTACTGGAACAAACCCGAACAGACCGCTGCGGCGTTCCTCGACGGCTGGTTGCGGACCGGCGATCTCGCCAGGGTCGATCCGTCGGGTCTGGTCTATATCGTCGACCGCGCGAAAGACTTGATCAACCGCGGCGGTGAAAACGTCTACAGTTTCGAGGTCGAAAACGCCCTCGCTGCGGCGCCCGGCATCGGCGAGGTCGCCGTCGTCGGCGTACCCGACGAGGTGATGGGGGAGAAGGTCGGCGCGGTCGTCGTACCAGCGCCCGGTTCGGCCGAAGACCCCGCCGCCATCGTCGCCTACCTCCAAGGCAAGATCGCGGACTTCAAGATCCCGCAGTACATCCAGTACCGCCGCGAACCACTGCCGCGCAATCCTGGCGGCAAGGTGGTCAAACCGGCACTGCGAGCAGAGCTCGGCGACAAGGAAAAGTGGGGAAAGCCGCTGCGCTGA
- a CDS encoding phosphotriesterase family protein has protein sequence MANVESVRGQVDIDELGTVLMHEHVFVLSEEIRENYPDYWDEDVRVADAVTKLKALKERGVDTIVDPTVIGLGRYIPRIQRINEQVDINIIAATGLYTYNEIPFFLQYVGPETMFGGDDPMIAMFVKDITEGIAGTSVKAAFLKCAIEEQGLTPGVERVMRAVAAAHTETGAPITVHTNPHIGSGLIVQKIFAECGVDPTKVVIGHSGDSDNLDYLTKLVEAGSYVGMDRFGLDVLLPFEQRVNTVAEMCRRGYAEKIVLAHDASCYIDWFPTDTKEAAVPNWHFTHIHDDVLPALRERGVTEEQITTMLVDNPRNYFTVGAK, from the coding sequence ATGGCGAACGTCGAGAGCGTGCGCGGTCAGGTAGATATCGACGAACTCGGCACAGTGCTCATGCACGAGCATGTGTTCGTGCTCAGCGAAGAGATCCGCGAGAACTACCCCGACTACTGGGACGAGGATGTGCGCGTCGCGGATGCAGTTACCAAGCTGAAGGCGCTCAAAGAGCGCGGCGTCGATACCATCGTCGACCCGACCGTGATCGGCCTCGGACGTTATATCCCGCGGATCCAGCGGATCAACGAGCAGGTCGATATCAACATCATCGCCGCGACCGGGCTGTACACCTACAACGAGATTCCGTTCTTCCTGCAGTACGTCGGCCCCGAAACGATGTTCGGCGGCGACGACCCGATGATCGCGATGTTCGTCAAGGACATAACGGAAGGGATTGCCGGTACGTCGGTCAAGGCGGCGTTCCTCAAATGCGCAATTGAAGAACAGGGCCTGACCCCCGGCGTAGAGCGGGTAATGCGCGCGGTGGCGGCCGCGCACACCGAGACAGGGGCGCCGATCACGGTGCACACCAACCCGCATATCGGGTCTGGGCTGATCGTGCAGAAGATCTTCGCCGAGTGCGGTGTCGACCCGACGAAGGTCGTCATCGGTCACAGCGGAGACAGCGACAACCTGGACTACCTCACGAAACTTGTCGAGGCCGGCTCCTATGTAGGGATGGACCGCTTCGGACTCGACGTACTGCTGCCGTTCGAGCAGCGGGTCAACACGGTCGCCGAAATGTGTCGACGCGGGTACGCCGAGAAAATTGTTCTGGCCCACGATGCCTCGTGTTACATCGACTGGTTCCCGACCGACACCAAAGAAGCCGCCGTGCCCAACTGGCACTTCACCCATATCCACGACGACGTGCTGCCTGCGCTGCGCGAGCGGGGCGTGACCGAGGAACAGATCACCACGATGCTGGTCGACAACCCGCGCAACTACTTCACCGTCGGAGCTAAATAA
- a CDS encoding helix-turn-helix transcriptional regulator: MVGSSAHRTQRRPFVTSVGNSQTQLRRMSLLVPYVQTHEGVTVQELAAEFDTSPAQIRKDLKALWFCGLPGQGMGEMIEVSFNGEVVDISFDAGIDRPLQLTQQEATALIVALRALTASPELVDNDSVTSALDKIETAVGDRASTSRAIAVSATPTPAVAADVKKALESRRALEIDYYVATRDEKTTRVVDPVRMVRVPGGDYLQAWCRRAEDMRTFRLDRIDRALVLDEPASPPEDDPRDLSAGVYEPGPDDTVVSLKLSLGGRWLTDYYELENVEYADDGTTYAELPVAEDDALERLLWQLGSAGVAAFIDPHVLEAAHRIGERSGEALNNYR, encoded by the coding sequence ATGGTCGGAAGCTCGGCTCACCGCACGCAACGGAGGCCGTTCGTGACGTCCGTCGGAAATTCACAAACCCAACTGCGCCGCATGAGTCTGCTCGTGCCGTATGTGCAGACTCATGAGGGCGTCACTGTCCAGGAGCTCGCCGCCGAGTTCGATACCTCACCGGCCCAGATCCGTAAGGACCTCAAGGCGCTGTGGTTCTGCGGGCTCCCCGGCCAGGGGATGGGCGAGATGATCGAAGTCAGCTTCAACGGGGAGGTAGTTGACATCAGTTTCGATGCGGGTATCGACCGCCCGCTACAGTTGACACAGCAGGAGGCGACGGCGCTGATCGTCGCGCTGCGGGCGTTGACCGCGAGCCCGGAGCTAGTGGACAACGACTCTGTGACATCCGCACTGGACAAGATCGAGACCGCGGTGGGGGACCGGGCATCCACTTCCCGGGCAATCGCGGTAAGCGCCACGCCGACACCAGCCGTTGCGGCGGATGTCAAGAAGGCTCTTGAGTCCCGTCGCGCATTGGAAATCGACTATTACGTCGCGACGAGAGACGAGAAGACGACGCGGGTGGTCGACCCGGTCCGGATGGTCCGGGTCCCGGGCGGGGACTACCTACAAGCATGGTGCCGGCGCGCCGAAGACATGCGGACATTTCGGCTCGACCGGATCGACCGTGCGCTTGTTCTTGACGAGCCGGCCAGCCCACCAGAAGACGACCCCCGCGACCTGTCCGCGGGGGTCTACGAGCCAGGCCCGGACGACACCGTCGTGAGTCTGAAACTGAGTCTCGGCGGGCGCTGGCTCACCGACTACTACGAGCTGGAAAACGTCGAGTACGCCGATGACGGTACGACGTACGCGGAATTGCCGGTCGCCGAGGACGATGCCCTCGAACGCCTGCTCTGGCAGCTCGGGTCGGCCGGGGTCGCCGCGTTCATTGATCCGCACGTGCTCGAAGCGGCCCATCGCATCGGGGAGCGAAGCGGCGAGGCGCTCAACAACTACCGCTAA